Proteins from a genomic interval of Nitrospina gracilis Nb-211:
- a CDS encoding sensor histidine kinase, whose amino-acid sequence MNSDTQPDNSSWDTPNAKLQLLKQCKVFGLLDTATQEVLIEQGHELHLQEEDVLLQEGDTTKSLFIILKGEIVVTRGGKVLACLETGDLLGEMALIDLKPRSANAHASKESLLLEVNEELFRKTVGNNPHALWEMLQILSAHIRGLLGALEQDILSLRHFTHDLKNCLTPLGYAEFWAYELLGNLRGTNEAHRARQGWDTAQKCHDTISTVKSDLVAMVEHELSRIKSRHIKYPKSNYDLVKLLRETVEETSLHKHLKGKRVEFVNNGMEGFGRFNYLDIKRVVQNLLINAGYVTQPEGEIRIHLNDEGDRLRVGIQDFGDGISSEVQNVLFKEVYTSKPEGNGLGLLSCREIIEDMHRGKIWFETEQGKGSTFLFEIDRDPAS is encoded by the coding sequence ATGAATTCCGACACCCAGCCGGACAACTCCTCTTGGGACACGCCAAACGCCAAATTGCAACTTTTGAAGCAGTGTAAAGTCTTTGGCCTGCTGGACACCGCAACGCAAGAGGTGCTGATCGAGCAGGGGCACGAACTCCACCTGCAGGAAGAAGATGTGCTTCTGCAGGAAGGCGACACCACCAAGTCTCTTTTCATCATTCTGAAAGGAGAGATCGTGGTCACCCGCGGCGGCAAGGTGCTGGCATGCCTGGAAACCGGCGACCTGCTGGGCGAGATGGCGCTCATCGATTTGAAACCACGCTCCGCCAATGCCCACGCGTCGAAAGAAAGCCTGTTGTTGGAGGTGAACGAGGAGCTGTTCCGCAAAACGGTGGGCAACAACCCCCATGCGCTTTGGGAAATGCTGCAGATTTTATCGGCGCACATACGAGGCCTGTTGGGTGCTTTGGAACAGGATATTCTATCCCTCCGTCATTTCACACACGATCTCAAGAACTGCCTGACGCCCCTGGGCTACGCGGAGTTCTGGGCATACGAACTGCTGGGCAACCTGCGCGGCACCAACGAAGCACACCGGGCGCGGCAAGGCTGGGACACGGCACAGAAATGCCACGATACCATTTCCACCGTCAAGAGCGACCTGGTGGCCATGGTCGAACATGAACTTTCACGCATCAAAAGCAGGCACATCAAATATCCCAAATCAAACTACGACCTGGTCAAACTCCTGCGCGAGACGGTGGAAGAAACCAGTCTGCACAAACATCTGAAAGGCAAGCGGGTGGAATTCGTAAACAACGGCATGGAAGGCTTCGGCCGGTTCAATTACCTGGATATCAAACGCGTGGTCCAGAACCTGCTGATCAACGCCGGTTACGTCACCCAGCCGGAAGGCGAGATCCGCATTCACCTGAACGACGAGGGCGACCGATTGAGGGTGGGCATTCAGGATTTCGGCGACGGTATCAGCAGTGAGGTGCAAAACGTGCTGTTCAAGGAGGTGTACACCTCCAAACCGGAAGGAAACGGTTTAGGCTTGTTATCCTGCCGCGAGATCATCGAAGACATGCACCGGGGAAAAATCTGGTTCGAAACCGAACAGGGAAAGGGTTCCACCTTCCTGTTTGAAATCGACCGCGACCCCGCAAGCTGA
- a CDS encoding SUMF1/EgtB/PvdO family nonheme iron enzyme: MISRPAPLAVLLLLLLTLCWPWSATAAPVTEDAIRKAVNRAPDEIDLAETLLLVSQHWQPSLDLDHLRRQLDDLTEKAKQRLGDNPTPQKTVEVLTDLIHKQEGYRFTDSVDAAGMPTVPAELFLHGLLETKRGYCMNLSLLYLILGQWLELPLYGVPLPNHFFVRYQSPKYRVNIESTQGGQSFPDDFYRDRFQVAVNASYFLTSLNNRQTLGAYFSNVGLTFYRNQHPDTAVFYLTLSTEINPESIDALNNLGNVYSEMGRMEDAIAQYKKALEADPENMSSMFNLGVAYAQADRTEEAIEIFLQVAEREPRFPPVHDLLSRLYLQSGNFVAALLHTKLLDRLQPGQFEVRMQMGNILLEMGEAPLALGVFEWMQGTFPDRLEINERMGEAYYLMDDFDKAIVQYEYIIERAPQSLPAYVQIGWVYYRKGELDKAVEWTERGLQASPQANPFMPLAFMNLGLYHVLKKEFTAARQWYQKAFNADKDKVVEGMIDDLNEARDRYPGLAEIDFFSGWILYEGGRAQQAQARLKEFLAASPEGELAEEARALLDKIGEVVPAGMVKVPQGFFIMGDDHHGDDEAPQHKVYLDTFYIDQYEVSAAEFAEFLNAMPETKQFYGINKFGMIEQNGSQFVPRRGLENYPANNVSWFGAAAYCKWKNQRLPTEAEWEKAARGPNGNLFPWGNDPISPQKSRYNLQWNENIRHRVMVPVDSMPEGKSFYGVFHMLGNVKEWVDDWYDREYYKEENHKTNPKGQIGGEYKVLKGGSWRDLRSFVYASFRNNSYPAAMVDDYGFRCAWNAGTLDTQTPKKLISFDPASGPETLSPARREGMTQP; this comes from the coding sequence ATGATTTCCCGTCCCGCTCCCCTTGCCGTTCTTCTCCTGCTCCTATTGACCCTGTGCTGGCCCTGGAGCGCGACCGCTGCGCCCGTCACCGAGGACGCCATCCGGAAGGCGGTGAACCGCGCCCCGGACGAGATCGACCTGGCGGAAACCCTTCTGCTGGTCTCGCAACACTGGCAACCCTCGCTCGATCTCGACCACCTGCGTCGGCAGTTGGACGATCTCACCGAAAAGGCGAAACAGCGGTTGGGCGACAATCCGACGCCGCAGAAAACCGTGGAGGTGCTGACCGACCTCATCCACAAGCAGGAAGGCTACCGCTTCACCGACTCCGTCGATGCCGCTGGCATGCCGACGGTTCCGGCGGAATTGTTCCTGCACGGTCTTTTGGAGACCAAGCGCGGCTACTGCATGAACCTGTCGTTGCTGTATTTGATCCTCGGCCAGTGGCTGGAACTACCGCTCTACGGCGTGCCTTTGCCGAATCACTTTTTTGTGCGGTACCAGTCGCCAAAGTATCGGGTCAATATTGAATCCACGCAGGGAGGCCAGTCGTTTCCGGACGACTTTTACCGCGATCGCTTTCAGGTTGCGGTAAACGCATCGTATTTCCTGACCAGCCTCAACAACCGGCAGACGCTGGGCGCGTATTTTTCGAACGTCGGCCTCACCTTCTACCGCAACCAGCATCCCGACACGGCGGTGTTCTACCTGACCCTGTCCACGGAGATCAATCCGGAATCCATCGACGCACTCAATAATCTCGGCAATGTGTATTCCGAGATGGGCCGGATGGAAGATGCCATCGCCCAATACAAAAAAGCGTTGGAAGCGGACCCGGAAAACATGTCGTCGATGTTCAATCTGGGCGTGGCCTATGCACAGGCCGACCGCACGGAGGAGGCCATCGAGATCTTCCTGCAGGTGGCGGAGCGGGAACCGCGGTTCCCTCCCGTACACGATCTGCTGTCGCGCCTGTACCTGCAATCAGGGAACTTCGTCGCCGCCCTGCTCCACACCAAACTGCTCGACCGTCTGCAACCCGGCCAGTTTGAAGTGCGCATGCAGATGGGCAACATCCTGCTCGAAATGGGAGAGGCGCCACTGGCTCTCGGGGTGTTCGAATGGATGCAGGGCACGTTTCCCGACCGGCTGGAGATCAACGAGCGCATGGGCGAGGCGTATTACCTGATGGACGATTTCGACAAGGCCATCGTGCAGTACGAATACATCATCGAGCGCGCCCCGCAAAGCCTGCCCGCCTACGTGCAGATAGGCTGGGTGTATTACCGCAAGGGTGAACTGGACAAGGCGGTGGAATGGACCGAACGCGGCCTGCAGGCCAGCCCGCAGGCAAATCCGTTCATGCCGCTCGCCTTCATGAATCTCGGGTTGTACCACGTCCTGAAAAAGGAATTTACGGCCGCCCGCCAGTGGTACCAGAAAGCCTTCAATGCGGATAAGGACAAGGTGGTGGAGGGCATGATCGACGATCTCAATGAAGCCCGCGACAGGTATCCGGGCCTGGCGGAGATCGATTTTTTCTCCGGCTGGATTTTATATGAGGGTGGCCGGGCCCAGCAGGCCCAGGCGCGGCTGAAGGAATTTCTGGCCGCCAGCCCGGAGGGCGAGCTGGCCGAGGAAGCCCGCGCGCTACTGGATAAAATCGGTGAGGTCGTGCCGGCGGGCATGGTGAAGGTGCCACAGGGGTTTTTCATCATGGGCGACGACCACCACGGAGACGATGAAGCGCCGCAACACAAGGTGTATCTGGACACGTTTTACATCGACCAGTACGAAGTGTCCGCCGCCGAGTTCGCCGAATTTTTGAATGCCATGCCGGAGACGAAACAGTTTTACGGCATCAACAAATTCGGCATGATCGAACAAAACGGAAGCCAGTTCGTGCCGCGCCGTGGCTTGGAAAATTACCCGGCCAACAACGTCAGTTGGTTCGGCGCGGCGGCTTATTGCAAGTGGAAAAACCAGCGCCTGCCCACCGAGGCGGAATGGGAAAAAGCGGCACGGGGTCCGAACGGCAACCTGTTTCCGTGGGGGAACGACCCCATCTCACCCCAAAAAAGCCGCTACAACCTGCAATGGAACGAAAACATCCGTCACCGCGTGATGGTGCCTGTGGACTCCATGCCCGAAGGTAAGAGTTTCTACGGCGTGTTCCACATGCTGGGCAACGTCAAAGAATGGGTGGACGACTGGTACGACCGGGAGTATTATAAGGAGGAAAATCACAAAACCAATCCGAAGGGTCAAATCGGCGGCGAATACAAGGTGCTGAAAGGAGGGTCGTGGCGCGACCTCCGGTCTTTCGTGTACGCTTCCTTTCGCAACAACAGTTATCCCGCGGCCATGGTCGATGATTACGGATTCCGTTGCGCCTGGAATGCAGGCACCCTCGATACCCAGACCCCGAAAAAACTCATTTCGTTCGACCCGGCATCCGGTCCCGAAACCCTGAGCCCCGCAAGGCGGGAAGGAATGACACAACCATGA
- a CDS encoding flavin reductase family protein, which yields MRNKKQIGKALGRVPSGLFIVTAAHEDREDAVLTSWVNQCSFEPPAVTIVLATTRPARLLVEASEAFTVNILGKESNSLLKHFFKPPAEGVSIFQGLNVSKGHKGIKILDDAVACLECEVRAQQKFGDHILYTGEIVGGKTLKGGEPYVHVRDTGFSY from the coding sequence TTGCGTAATAAAAAACAGATAGGCAAAGCGTTGGGCCGTGTGCCCAGTGGATTGTTCATTGTGACTGCGGCGCATGAAGACCGCGAAGACGCGGTGCTGACGAGCTGGGTCAACCAGTGTTCCTTCGAGCCGCCTGCGGTGACCATCGTGCTGGCCACAACGCGCCCGGCACGGCTGTTGGTGGAGGCGTCTGAGGCATTCACCGTAAACATTCTGGGAAAAGAATCCAACAGTCTGCTCAAACATTTCTTCAAACCACCCGCGGAGGGTGTTTCCATTTTTCAGGGGCTCAACGTGTCGAAGGGGCACAAGGGGATCAAGATTCTGGATGATGCCGTGGCCTGTCTGGAATGCGAGGTGCGCGCCCAGCAGAAGTTTGGCGATCACATCCTGTACACGGGGGAGATCGTCGGCGGTAAAACGCTGAAGGGCGGAGAGCCCTACGTGCACGTGCGCGATACGGGGTTCAGTTACTAA